The Candidatus Paracaedimonas acanthamoebae genome window below encodes:
- the trbC gene encoding type-F conjugative transfer system pilin assembly protein TrbC: MLLALRLPLYLVLSLSLTNKLMALCPTSQEHPKTCPVQKLSAPQEEKLPTVLVFASFSMPQATIKHLAIDLKKVGGALVIRGLINNSFKETAMALQKLETGVLLDPTLFEKYNVTSVPTFIIFEGDLKDEHPPYDRLMGNVSLRFVLEKVAQEGEIKSVALLLEKLKGGQA; encoded by the coding sequence TTGCTGCTTGCTTTAAGATTACCATTATATCTCGTGCTGAGCTTATCCTTAACCAACAAACTTATGGCTCTCTGTCCCACGAGCCAAGAGCATCCCAAAACCTGCCCTGTTCAAAAGCTAAGTGCTCCCCAAGAAGAAAAACTTCCGACAGTTTTGGTCTTTGCTTCCTTTTCTATGCCTCAAGCAACGATAAAACATTTGGCAATTGACCTTAAAAAGGTTGGTGGTGCTTTAGTGATCAGAGGCCTTATTAATAATAGTTTTAAAGAGACTGCCATGGCTCTTCAAAAATTGGAGACAGGGGTTCTTCTCGATCCAACCCTCTTTGAGAAGTATAATGTTACTTCTGTCCCCACCTTTATCATCTTTGAAGGCGATCTTAAGGACGAACACCCACCTTATGACCGCCTTATGGGCAATGTCAGTTTACGATTTGTTCTTGAGAAGGTCGCTCAAGAAGGCGAGATCAAAAGTGTTGCTCTTTTGCTTGAGAAGCTCAAAGGGGGCCAAGCATGA